A genome region from Cyprinus carpio isolate SPL01 chromosome B23, ASM1834038v1, whole genome shotgun sequence includes the following:
- the LOC109056128 gene encoding interleukin-1 receptor-associated kinase 1-binding protein 1 homolog, protein MAHSPSRVFATISPNAGDVYRDENESVFTRGRKQTPLHAQSNARVVQMTGCAELSCPPDRATVTISVKNSKENVNDVTNSVTRRLEYILQTVRQNDVKEENITVTKHLQREEELFHMQAEVLVVFSDFEKMQQARSVLIEKLDKIVCVGDPYYSHSAESLSLLRRRVCLEAVDNARLKASEVCCILGQALGRPLLVREEESREWTSGQHEVTVSPLTLHQKTGITLVYASSHVFVTFELRPKENNRRKF, encoded by the exons ATGGCGCACAGCCCATCTCGTGTCTTTGCTACAATTTCACCGAATGCTGGTGATGTTTACCGAGACGAAAACGAATCGGTGTTTACCCGGGGACGCAAACAAACACCTTTACACGCTCAAAGCAACGCAAGAGTAGTCCAGATGACGGGCTGTGCGGAGTTATCGTGTCCTCCCGACCGCGCCACCGTCACCATCAGCGTcaaaaacagtaaagaaaatgttAACGACGTGACTAACAGCGTTACCCGACGACTGGAGTACATACTACAGACTGTGAGACAGAATGATGTCAAG GAAGAAAACATCACTGTGACCAAGCATTTACAAAGAGAGGAAGAGCTCTTCCACATGCAAGCTGAG GTGCTTGTGGTGTTTTCAGACTTTGAGAAGATGCAACAAGCACGCTCAGTTTTGATTGAAAAACTTGACAAAATCGTGTGTGTTGGTGACCCTTACTACAGTCACAGTGCGGAAAGTCTCAGTTTGTTAAG ACGGCGAGTATGTTTGGAAGCCGTGGACAACGCCCGGCTAAAAGCCAGCGAGGTGTGTTGCATTCTGGGACAAGCTCTGGGGCGGCCACTGCTTGTACGTGAGGAGGAATCACGAGAGTGGACCAGCGGCCAGCATGaagtgactgtctctcctctaACACTACACCAGAAAACTGGGATTACATTAGTCTATGCCTCTTCACACGTGTTTGTGACCTTTGAGTTGCGTCCGAAGGAAAACAACAGGAggaaattttga
- the LOC109064343 gene encoding uncharacterized protein LOC109064343, with product MPHITSGVIMQLTLLLSALPAQYLISKWTSGTETQRHIATQRILETWDSIRKSYLNTAAWVDWLNTWIPKLPSFGEEEEQYQTLEDANAIELMMHDNEKGYFAVSKEVRSPRPAYVLHRVGQVVMETQNQMVGVIMGWDAGLRAPPEWIKRKKYSDAELERAMDTPHYRIMFTGPDSSSVLIGYIPQYNIKLFQGFQPDIPRFLEHYFSHFDGEKFVMEEWLQEIYPDD from the exons ATGCCTCACATCACGTCAGGTGTGATCATGCAGCTGACGCTCCTGCTGTCAGCTCTACCTGCGCAGTATCTCATCTCCAAATGGACAAGCGGCACCGAGACACAACGACACATCGCCACTCAGAG AATCCTTGAAACATGGGACTCCATAAGAAAATCCTACTTGAACACAGCTGCTTGGGTTGACTGGCTAAATACCTGGATTCCCAAACTACC GTCCTTcggagaggaagaggagcagtACCAAACTCTGGAAGATGCAAACGCGATCGAGCTGATGATGCATGACAATGAGAAAGGATACTTTGCAG TGTCAAAGGAGGTGCGAAGCCCCAGGCCGGCATATGTGCTGCACCGTGTAGGTCAAGTTGTGATGGAGACACAGAATCAGATGGTGGGGGTGATCATGGGATGGGATGCAGGACTCAGAGCCCCACCAGAGTGGATCAAGAGAAAGAAATACTCAGATGCCGAG CTGGAGAGAGCCATGGACACTCCTCATTACAGAATTATGTTCACTGGACCTGATTCTTCATCAGTACTGATTGGATACATTCCCCAGTATAATATCAAGCTCTTTCAAGGCTTTCAG CCGGACATTCCTAGATTCCTAGAGCACTACTTTTCACACTTTGATGGGGAAAAGTTTGTTATGGAGGAATGGTTGCAAGAAATCTACCCTGACGACTGA